The genomic region CTGGACGATGCGCATGTTCGCCGGCTTCGGCACCGCCGAGGACACCAACGACCGCTTCAAGAAGCTTATCGCGGCGGGCGGCACCGGCCTGTCGATCGCCTACGACATGCCGACCCTGTACGGCTACGACCACGACGACCCGCTCGCCGCCGGGGAGTTCGGCACCTGCGGGGTCGCGGTCAGCAGCCTGGCGGACATGGAGATCCTGCTGGCCGGCCTGCCCGTCGGCGAGATCAGCACCAGCATGACCATCAACTCCCCCGCCGCCATGATCTGGGCGATGTACATCGTCGCCGCCGAGAAGATGGGCGTGCCTCGCGCCCAGCTGACCGGGACGCTGCAGAACGACATCCTCAAGGAGTTCATCGCCCAGAAGGAGTACATCTTCCCGCCCGGACCGTCGCTGAAACTGGTGACCGACACGGTCGAGTTCGGCACGCGCGAGATGCCGCGCTGGAACACGATCAGCATCAGCGGCTACCACATCCGCGAGGCCGGCTCGACCGCGGTCCAGGAGCTGGCCTTCACCATCGCCGACGGGATTGCGTACGTGGAGGATGCCCTGGCGCGTGGTCTCCGCTTCGACGACTTCGCCCCCCGTCTCTCCTTCTTCTTCAACAGCCACAACGACTTCTTCGAGGAGATCGCCAAGTTCCGGGCCGCGCGCCGGATCTGGTACAAGCTGTGCCGCGAGCGGTTCGGGGCCGAGAACGAGCGCTCGACCTGGATGCGCTTCCATACCCAGACGGCCGGCGTCTCGCTGACGGCCCAACAGCCGCAGAACAACCTGACCCGCGTCGCCATCCAGGCCCTCGCCGGAGTCCTGGGTGGCACCCAGAGCCTCCATACCGATGCGTACGACGAGGCGTGGGCGGTTCCGTCGGAAGAGGCCGCCCTGCTTGCCCTGCGCCAGCAGCAGATCATCGCCGAGGAGTCCGGCGCCGCCAACACCGTCGACCCGCTGGCGGGGTCGTATTTCATCGAGACCCTCACCAACCAGACCGAGCAGGCCGCCTGGCAGTACATCCACCACATCGACGAGCTGGGTGGGATGCTGGCCGCCATCGAGGCCGGCTATCCGCAGGCGGAGATCGCCGATGCGGCCTATGCCCAGGCGCGGGCGCTGGACGCGCACGAGCGCGAAACGATCGGGGTCACCGCCTTCGCCGATCCCGACGAGGTGCTGCGCATTCCCCTGCTCGAGATCAGCCCCGACCAGGAGCGGCGCCACCTCGACCGCCTGCTGCGCGTCCGCGCCGAGCGCGATGCGGATGCGCACATGCGCGCCATGAACCGCCTCCGCGCCGATGCCGCCGATGGCGAGAACCTGATGCCGGCGATCATCGCCGCCGTCGAGGCCTACGCCACCATCGGCGAGATGTGCAACCTGCTCCGCCGTCAGTACGGCGAGTACCGGGAGCCGCTCGCGGTCTGAGCGGCGCTTGAGGGGGCCCGGCGCGGTCCCAGGTCGGCCGAAGCTGAGCCGGGTGGTCGCAGGGCACGCGCGCGCCGGGCTCCCGCACGCGGATGATCCCCGTGACCGCTTATCGGCCGCTTATCGGGGCCTTATCGAGCGATAGAGCGGCCTAGCATGTGGTCGTCGTGAAGCTCCACCTGGTCGACGCCACCTTTGAGCTGTTCCGTGCCTACTACTCGCGCCCGGAGGAGCACGGACCCGATGGACGGCCGGTCAACGCGGTCCGTGGCCTGATCGAATCGATGCTCTCCCTCCTGCGCGAGGATGACCTGACGCACGTGGCAGCGGCGACCGACCATGTCATCGAGTCGTGGCGCAACGACGTCTACCCGACGTACAAGAGCAGTGCCGGGATGGACCCGCTGCTGCTGGCTCAGTTCGACGACGCAGAGCGCGCACTTCGCGCGTTGGGCATCACCACCTGGGCGATGGTCGAGGACGAGGCCGATGACGCGATCGCCACTGGCGTCGCCCGCTTCGGCGACGATCCGCGCATCGGCCAGGTCGTCATCTGCAGCGTCGACAAGGACCTGTCGCAGTGCGTGCGTGGCGAGCGTGTGGTCCTGCGCGACCGGATGCGGACGATCACCTACGACGAGGAGGGCGTGGTCGCCAAGTTCGGCGTTCATCCCGAGAGCATTCCCGACTACCTGGCGCTGGTCGGCGACAGCTCCGATGGCTATCCCGGCCTCCCCGGCTGGGGATCGAAGAGCGCTGCGGCGGTCCTGGCCAGGTTCCACCACCTCGAGGCGATTCCGGCGTCGCCGCTGGAGTGGGGCGTTCCGCTGCGCAACGCGGTGCGCCTGGCAGCGACCCTCCAGCAGCAGCGCGCGGACGCCTTTCTCTACCGCCGGCTGGCGACCCTGAACGCCGATGCGGCCGTCACCGGTGACCTCGACTCCCTGGCATGGGGCGGGGTCCCGCGCGAGGAGTTCATCGGCCTCTGCGACGAGCTCGGATTTGAGCGAATTCGGGAGCGCGTTCATCGTTGGGCCTGACGGCGTAGGACCTTCGGTGGGTTCCGGTGCGGTCTGGTGGACCGCACGATGCACAGCGTGCCACGACGTGCCCTCGTCGCAGCCGGACTGGCTGTGCTCATTGCGCTCGCCGGTGGCCTGCCCGCCTGGGTGGCGCCCACCGTTGCTGCGTCGTGCTCGAGCTGGACCTCGCAATCGGTTCCGCCGACGACGATTCGCGTCTTCCGGCACGTGACCGGCGCCGTCGAGACCGTCGACTTTCGGGCCTACACCAAGAACGTTCTGTCGCGCGAGTGGATCGGATCCTGGACCACCGAGTCAATGCGCTCTGGCGCACTGGCGGTCAAGCACTACGCCTGGTACCAGGTGCTGCACTGGCGCGGTTGGATCAACAGCGCGGGTGCCTGCTTCGACGTGCGGGACGACACCTACGACCAGGTCTATGACCCGACCAAGGCGACATGGAGCAGCGCCGCCGCCGCCGTGGACGCGACCTGGGGCACGCGCGTGCTCCGGAACGGGTCCATCTTCCCGACCTATTACAACGCCGGCAGCCCCTACGAGGCGTGCGGCGTGAACACCACCGGCTGGAAGCTGTGGCAATGGGGCTCGCAGGCCTGCGGACTGGCCGGCAAGACCGCCGCCCAGATCATGCTCATCTACTATTACCCGGGCGTGACCGTCAGCGGGGCCCCCGCGGCCAGCTCGTCGCCGGTCCCCTCACCCAGCCCGAGCCCTGCCCCCACGCCACCTCCCGCTCCGACCGACACGCCGGTGCCGGGGTCAGCCACGCCGTCTGCGACGCCAGCATCCACGCCGTCACCAACGGTCACACCGCCGCCCGCGCCGACCGCCGCGCCAACTCCCACGCCGATGCCGACCCCACCGCCCACCCAGCAGCTGCCCGGCGGCGGGCAGACTGGCGTGGTGGGTGCCGCGGCTCCCCCTCCGCCGCCCGCGGTCGATCCCTCGCCGGTCGTCGTGCAGGCCGGAGATCCGACCGCGCTGGCCGCATTCGCTCACGGAACGGCAACCGACATCGCCGGCTTCGTGACCGAGGTCGACGGGCCGGATCGGCGCCTGGCCGGCTTCCGCTCGCAATGGGGGGCCGCTGCCGAGCGCCTCCTGACCTCACTCACCCGTGGCTTTGCCGCACACGGCGGGCTCGTGCTCAGGTTCCCGGGCGCATCCTAGCCAGCGCCGCCTTCGGCCGGCCCCAGGTTGGCCATCACCAGCTCGGCCGCGGCCACGTCCTGGATCGCCAGCCCCACGCTCTTGAAGACGGTGATGGCCGATGGATCGCGCGTCACCGCCCAGCCGCGGTCGATGGTGCCGATCTCGACGAACCCGTCAGCGGCCAGCAGCCCTGCGTCAATTGCGGCAACTAGGTCTCCAGCTTCCTCGAGCGCAGCCTCGCGCGAGTCGACCGCCACCAGCGCAGCGGCGGCGAAGATCTCCGGCGGCAGCTCGATCATCCCCTTCTGGAAGCTCCCAACCGCGCTGACATGGGTCCCCGGCGAGACCCACTCGGCCGAGAAGACCGGTTCGAACGAGGTGGTCGCACAGCAGATCACGTCGGCGCCGCGCACCGCCGCCTCCGCTGACTGGGCGGCGAGGACACGGACGTCCGCTCCCAGCTCCTTCGCCAGGCTCGCCGCGAAGGCCTCACGACTCGAGCCGGTGCGCGAGAAGATCCGCACCTCGCTGATCTCCCTCGCCGCCATCACTGCCCGCACCTGCCAGGCGGCCTGAGCCCCGACCCCGAATAGCGCCAGCACCCGCGCGTCGAGTCGCGACAGCAGGCGGGTGCTGACTCCCGACGCCGCACCCGTGCGCATGGCCGTCAGGGCAGGCCCGTCCAGGATGGCGAGCGGCTCACCCGAGTGGGCGTCAAACCACGCGACCAGCGCCTGGATAGTCGGCAACCCGCGGGCGGCGTTGGCGGGCATGACCGTCACGAGCTTCACCGATGCGCCGGCCCCGCCGTCGCGCAGGCCGGGCATCAGGAGCAGGTCGCCCCCAGCCATCGGAATCCGGGACCGGATCGGCGACCGATCGCGGCCCGCCGCGACGTCCCGGTATGCATCCTCGACGGCGTCGAGCAGCTGGGGCATCGGAGCCGCGGCGCGGACCTGGTCGGCGTCGATGATTCGCATGAGCGGATCCTAGTCGCCGGGCCGGCGCCATACCGGCCGAGCGAATGCGATCCAGCCAATGGCGGCGATCGCCGCCAGGCCAACCACAGTCCAGGTCGTGGCCGCGGGCGAGAACCGCTCGGCCAGGAAGCCGGCGACCAGCGTCGACAGGGTCATCGTCAGTGTGACCAGCCCGTAATCGAAGCTGAAGACGCGGCCGCGGATGGCATCGGGCGCCGCCCGCTGCAGCCCGTAGGAGGAGAGGGTCCACTGCGCGCCGCCGCCCAGGTGACCGGCAAAGACCGCGAGTGCGGCGAGCGGAAGAATCGGCGCCAACGGAAGGAGCCCATAGCTGACCGCGAAGATGGCGAACGAGGCCGCGATGCCCCCGATCAGTCCGCGCTCGCTGACGCCGACGATCGACCGGACCAGGAAGGGACCGATGAACGCGCCAAGCCCGCGGGCGGCGAACAGGATCCCGATCCCGGCGTCGCCCGCTTTGAAGACGTCGCGACCGAAGACCGCCAGCAGCACGATGACGCCGGCGCCCACCCCGAACGTGGTCTTCGACAGGAGGAGGGCTGCCAGGGTCCGGTTGCCACGCGCGAAGCGCAGGACCAAGCGGATCGACTCGGCCACACCTCCACGCTCACGATGTCGCGGCGCCGCCGCTGGCAGACCTCCGCTCGCTGCCCGAAAGGACCGCCGGATGCCAAGGATCAGCAGTGCTGAGGCCGCGAACGATGCCGCGTTGACGGCGAAGGCGACATCCCGCCCCAGCGTGGCGGCGACGAGCCCTCCGAGAGCCGCGCCCACCGCCAGCATCGTGCCCCATGCGGACCCGATCAGGACGTTCGCCTCGGCCAGCTCGCTCTCCTCGACGAGGTTCGGGAGCGAGGCCGAGCTTGTCGGCTCGAAGACCGCGGCGCCCAACGAGAGCAGGGCTGCGGCCACGAAGGCGATCCATAGCGTGTCGGGGTCCCGCGCCAGCAGGAACGCCAACGCCACCGGGACGCGCGCGACATCGGCGACGATCATCAGGCGACGCCGGTCATAACGGTCCGCCAGGACGCCGGCGAGCGGCGAGGCCAGCGCGAAGGCCCCGGTCTGGACCACCAGCAGCATCGATGCCACCGCCGGCGACCCGGTCAGCTGAAGGGCTAGGCCAAGCAGCGCCACCGTCGCGAACCAGTCCCCGGCGAAGCTGATCAGCTGGGCTGCAAAGAGCCGGGTGAAGGCGGGGTTGCCGCGCAGCAGGGTAAGGTACGGCCGCAGGCGCATGGGTCGGCATCATGCCATGGCGCCCCATCGACGAGGCCCGATTCCAATTGACCTGGTTCCCGATCCTGCTGTCGGCGCACGTACTGCTGGCGGTGTCATTGCTGGCACCGAGCCTCGCCATCCCATTCCTGCTGCGCCGGCAATCCGCAAGCGGCGAGCCGAGCACGATCGTGCGACTGCTTGCCAGCCTGCAGGGCACCGGCAGCGTGGTGATCGCCATCGGCCTGGCATTGACCGGCGTGGGCCTGGTGCTCAGCCTCGGGACCGAGATCCTGACCCAGCCGTGGCTGCTCGTCGCGTTGGGGGTCTACGCCGCGAATCTGCTGGTTGCGGCCTTCCTCTCGCGGCCCCATCTGCGGCGACTGATGAGGGTGCGCGAGCCGGAGTCTGAGGGATGGCGGCGGCAGGCAAAGAGTGCCCGCTATATGGCCTATGCGATGGCGGTCGCCACTGGCCTGATCGGCTTCCTGATGAGCACCAAACCGACCCTTTGGTGAACGGTCAGAACAGCTGCGGAATGGGCAGCGGCCTGTCGAATATCCAGAAGAGCCCGGCCACGATCAGCAGGACCGCCACCACGAAGACAGCGAACCAGCGCAGAACGTCCCACATGCCCTCGGCTCCCGTGCGGCTGAAGTGCGACCCGCCCCCTAGCGATCGGCCATCGGATTCTATCAGCGCCTAGAATCCCGCCCGTGACCCTGCGCCTGTTCGATGCTCAACGGGGCGAGCTCGTGCCTTTCGCCCCCATCGGCCCCGGTCCGGTGGGCCTGTACGTGTGCGGCGTGACCCCGTACGACACCGGCCACCTGGGGCATGCGTTTACGTACCTGAGCTTCGACGTCCTGCATCGGTACCTGGAGTACCTCGGCCACCGGGTGGTCTACGTGCAGAACGTGACCGATGTCGACGACGACATGCTGCAGCGGGCCCGGGAAAGCGACGAGGACTACCTGGTCCTTGGCAACCGCCACCTGACCACCTTCCTGGCCGAGATGGCGGCCCTCAACTGGCTGCCGCCCGACCGATTACCGCGCGCGACCGAGCACATCCCGCAGATGCTCGACCAGATCGAACGGCTCGTGGCGAGCGGGCATGCCTATCCCGCCGATGGGCACGTCTACTTCAGCGTCAATTCCTGGCCGACGTACGGAGAGGTCTCAAAGCTGTCGCGCGACGAGATGCTGCCGCTGGCGCTGGAGCGCGGCAGCCGCCCGGAGATGCCGGGCCGACGCGATCCGCTCGACTTCGTGCTGTGGCAGCCATCGCTGTCGGATGAGCCCGCCTGGGAGTCGCCCTGGGGTCCCGGCCGGCCGGGCTGGCACATCGAGTGCTCCGCCATGAGCATTGCCTACCTCGGCAACCACTTCGAGATCCACGGCGGTGGGAGCGACCTGGCCTTTCCGCACCACGAGTCGGAGATCGCGCAGGCCGAGGCGGCGACCGGGCAGCGCCCGTTCGTCGAGTGGTGGATGCATGCCGGAATGGTCCGCTACGAGAACGACAAGATGAGCAAGTCGCTCGGCAATCTCGTCTTGGTGCGTGATCTCCTACGCTCCTTCAGCGGCGACGCGATCCGGCTGTACCTGGTCAGCCACCATTACCGAACCGAAGTCACCTTCCGCCTGGCCGATCTGGAGGCCGCTGCCGTTACGGCCGCGCACCTGCGCATGGCGAATCTCGTGGCAGACCAGGGTGACGCTGATCCCGCATCTCTCAGCCCCGTCGTACGCCAGCACCGTGACCGCTTCCTGCAGGCCATGGACAACGACCTGGACACGCCATCGGCGATCCCGCAGCTCGTCGCACTGGCCACCCTCGCGCTCGAGGCGCCCGAGCTCGCCGCGCGGGAGGAGGCGAGTCGAGTCGTCCGCGAGCTTGGGGCCGGGATCCTGGGGCTGCGGCTCGCGGCCGCCTCGAGCCTGCCCGAGATGGGCGAAGCGGTCGGGACGTGACGCTGCCGACCGACGACGAGATGGTCCCGGTCAGCGTCCGCCTCGGCGCGGTCGTCCCGCCCGATGACCCGGAGGACTGGACGCGCCCGCTGACCTGGGTGGCCGCGGTGGGGATGCTGGCGGCGCCGGCGGTTGCCGTGGCCTGGTACGCGGTGGCGGCCCCGCATGACGGGACGCGACTCACCGCAGGGACGTGGGCAGTGGCGGCCACGCTGGTGGTCGGCGCTGCCGCGGCCGGTGCCACCCAGATCGGGCGGCTACGGGCCTTCACCGGCACCCTTGGCGCCGCGCTGCTTGGCGCCGTGCTCGTCGTAGGGGTGGGTGCGGTGAGTGCCGGCGAGCGGCAGCTCGGCTCGGCGCCGCCCACCCTGGCACATTCGCTGGCAAGCGCCGTGGCCGGGCTGGCGGGTGCGCTGCCGGCGGCGGTGGGGGGCGGACTGACGGCGCGATCCTGGCCTCGGCTGCGACGTGGCGCGCTGGCTGCCGCAATCGGGGTGTTCGTGACGGCGATGGTCCTGCCCCGGCTCTTCTAGCCGGCGGCGGCCCTGGCCTGGTTCGACCGATAGGTCCGCGAGTTGTCCGCCTAGCCACTCCCCTTGCGGCTCAGCCGGTCGGCCAGGCCGCCAGCCATGAGCGCCAGCCCCAGGAGGATGATGACCAGCGATCCGACCAGCCGGAACGCGTCCCCGCCGAAGGCCGTGGCGAACGCCAGGTAGGCGATCGCCGCCCCCACCGCCATCCCGGACCCGATCCACTTGAAAGCGGGCAAGTCGGCGATCCAGCCGGCCGCGTAGAGGCCGATCCCGATCGAGAACGGGATCACTGTCCAAAGGTAGGACCAGGCCAGCCATCGGTCGTTGAGGCTGGTGTATAGAAGCGCACCACCAACCCCTGCCAGGAACGCGCCAGGGATGACCATCCCGGCTCGCAGCCGCCGATTCGGCCCCGGCAGACCGGCTGGCACCAGGAAGAAGGCCGACAGGACAATCACCATTGCGGGCCACCAATCGAGCAGCTCCTCGCTGATGCCGAGCCCCGAGAACCAGTTCCCGATCGGCTCGCTGGCGAGCACGAGGAGCCCGATCACGAGCAGCATCAGCCCCAGCAGCAGCTCGACGGCCCGACTCATGGCGGCCTACATCTCCCCTTCGAAGGCTGGCTGAGGCATGCGCAGCGGACGATCCTTACGGTAGCCAAGCAGGTAGTCGGCCTGCATCAGGGTGTGGATCTGGCTGGTCCCCTCGTAGATCACGGAGCCCTTGCTATTGCGCAGGTAGCGCTCGACCGGGTATTCGTCGCTGTAGCCGTACGCGCCGTGGATCTGGATCGCATCCAGCGCGCTCTCCACCGCATGGTCGGTGCAGAACCACTTGGCGAGCCCCGTCTCCCGGGTGTTTCGTTCGCCCCGGTTCTTCTTCCAGCCGGCCTTGAAGACGAGAAGCCGCCCCGCCTCGATGCCGGCGTACATCTTCGACAGCATCTGCTTGACCAGCTGGTGGCGGCCGATCTCCTCGCCAAAGGCCTTGCGCTCGTGCGCGTACTTGACCGATGCCTCCAGGCAGGCCCGCGCCAGCCCGACCGATCCGGCCGCCACCGTGTAGCGCCCCTGGTCGATCGCGCTCATGGCGATCGTGAACCCCTCGCCTTCCTCGCCGACCCGGTTCTCGAGCGGGACCTCGCAGTCGGAGAAGGTGAGGATGCCCGTATTGCCGGCGCGAACGCCGAGCTTGCCGTGCAACGATTCTGTCGAGAAGCCAGGATAGCCGCGCTCGAC from Chloroflexota bacterium harbors:
- a CDS encoding SpoIID/LytB domain-containing protein is translated as MPRRALVAAGLAVLIALAGGLPAWVAPTVAASCSSWTSQSVPPTTIRVFRHVTGAVETVDFRAYTKNVLSREWIGSWTTESMRSGALAVKHYAWYQVLHWRGWINSAGACFDVRDDTYDQVYDPTKATWSSAAAAVDATWGTRVLRNGSIFPTYYNAGSPYEACGVNTTGWKLWQWGSQACGLAGKTAAQIMLIYYYPGVTVSGAPAASSSPVPSPSPSPAPTPPPAPTDTPVPGSATPSATPASTPSPTVTPPPAPTAAPTPTPMPTPPPTQQLPGGGQTGVVGAAAPPPPPAVDPSPVVVQAGDPTALAAFAHGTATDIAGFVTEVDGPDRRLAGFRSQWGAAAERLLTSLTRGFAAHGGLVLRFPGAS
- a CDS encoding methylmalonyl-CoA mutase family protein, giving the protein MSQPEQGRERKRRFITQSGVEINRLYTPADLADPANDPDHDRPRYRFSPPAGEPDGWNEADDVGLPGQPPFTRGIHPTGHRGRLWTMRMFAGFGTAEDTNDRFKKLIAAGGTGLSIAYDMPTLYGYDHDDPLAAGEFGTCGVAVSSLADMEILLAGLPVGEISTSMTINSPAAMIWAMYIVAAEKMGVPRAQLTGTLQNDILKEFIAQKEYIFPPGPSLKLVTDTVEFGTREMPRWNTISISGYHIREAGSTAVQELAFTIADGIAYVEDALARGLRFDDFAPRLSFFFNSHNDFFEEIAKFRAARRIWYKLCRERFGAENERSTWMRFHTQTAGVSLTAQQPQNNLTRVAIQALAGVLGGTQSLHTDAYDEAWAVPSEEAALLALRQQQIIAEESGAANTVDPLAGSYFIETLTNQTEQAAWQYIHHIDELGGMLAAIEAGYPQAEIADAAYAQARALDAHERETIGVTAFADPDEVLRIPLLEISPDQERRHLDRLLRVRAERDADAHMRAMNRLRADAADGENLMPAIIAAVEAYATIGEMCNLLRRQYGEYREPLAV
- a CDS encoding acyl-CoA dehydrogenase family protein; the protein is MIDFSLTDAQRDVQRTSRAFAEREILPRIHELDSTSTYDRSLYEKMGAAGLLGLPIPERYGGTGMDYIAFALLCEEMERADTAFRVILSVHTGLNSLTLLQWASEDQKQRYLVPQARGEKLATFGLTEPGVGSDAANLSTTARRNGDGYLLNGSKVWISLADTADNFLVFATVDKSAGHKGITAFIVERGYPGFSTESLHGKLGVRAGNTGILTFSDCEVPLENRVGEEGEGFTIAMSAIDQGRYTVAAGSVGLARACLEASVKYAHERKAFGEEIGRHQLVKQMLSKMYAGIEAGRLLVFKAGWKKNRGERNTRETGLAKWFCTDHAVESALDAIQIHGAYGYSDEYPVERYLRNSKGSVIYEGTSQIHTLMQADYLLGYRKDRPLRMPQPAFEGEM
- a CDS encoding 5'-3' exonuclease H3TH domain-containing protein; translated protein: MKLHLVDATFELFRAYYSRPEEHGPDGRPVNAVRGLIESMLSLLREDDLTHVAAATDHVIESWRNDVYPTYKSSAGMDPLLLAQFDDAERALRALGITTWAMVEDEADDAIATGVARFGDDPRIGQVVICSVDKDLSQCVRGERVVLRDRMRTITYDEEGVVAKFGVHPESIPDYLALVGDSSDGYPGLPGWGSKSAAAVLARFHHLEAIPASPLEWGVPLRNAVRLAATLQQQRADAFLYRRLATLNADAAVTGDLDSLAWGGVPREEFIGLCDELGFERIRERVHRWA
- a CDS encoding MFS transporter, whose protein sequence is MRLRPYLTLLRGNPAFTRLFAAQLISFAGDWFATVALLGLALQLTGSPAVASMLLVVQTGAFALASPLAGVLADRYDRRRLMIVADVARVPVALAFLLARDPDTLWIAFVAAALLSLGAAVFEPTSSASLPNLVEESELAEANVLIGSAWGTMLAVGAALGGLVAATLGRDVAFAVNAASFAASALLILGIRRSFRAASGGLPAAAPRHRERGGVAESIRLVLRFARGNRTLAALLLSKTTFGVGAGVIVLLAVFGRDVFKAGDAGIGILFAARGLGAFIGPFLVRSIVGVSERGLIGGIAASFAIFAVSYGLLPLAPILPLAALAVFAGHLGGGAQWTLSSYGLQRAAPDAIRGRVFSFDYGLVTLTMTLSTLVAGFLAERFSPAATTWTVVGLAAIAAIGWIAFARPVWRRPGD
- a CDS encoding ornithine cyclodeaminase family protein — translated: MRIIDADQVRAAAPMPQLLDAVEDAYRDVAAGRDRSPIRSRIPMAGGDLLLMPGLRDGGAGASVKLVTVMPANAARGLPTIQALVAWFDAHSGEPLAILDGPALTAMRTGAASGVSTRLLSRLDARVLALFGVGAQAAWQVRAVMAAREISEVRIFSRTGSSREAFAASLAKELGADVRVLAAQSAEAAVRGADVICCATTSFEPVFSAEWVSPGTHVSAVGSFQKGMIELPPEIFAAAALVAVDSREAALEEAGDLVAAIDAGLLAADGFVEIGTIDRGWAVTRDPSAITVFKSVGLAIQDVAAAELVMANLGPAEGGAG
- the cysS gene encoding cysteine--tRNA ligase, whose product is MTLRLFDAQRGELVPFAPIGPGPVGLYVCGVTPYDTGHLGHAFTYLSFDVLHRYLEYLGHRVVYVQNVTDVDDDMLQRARESDEDYLVLGNRHLTTFLAEMAALNWLPPDRLPRATEHIPQMLDQIERLVASGHAYPADGHVYFSVNSWPTYGEVSKLSRDEMLPLALERGSRPEMPGRRDPLDFVLWQPSLSDEPAWESPWGPGRPGWHIECSAMSIAYLGNHFEIHGGGSDLAFPHHESEIAQAEAATGQRPFVEWWMHAGMVRYENDKMSKSLGNLVLVRDLLRSFSGDAIRLYLVSHHYRTEVTFRLADLEAAAVTAAHLRMANLVADQGDADPASLSPVVRQHRDRFLQAMDNDLDTPSAIPQLVALATLALEAPELAAREEASRVVRELGAGILGLRLAAASSLPEMGEAVGT
- a CDS encoding DUF2269 family protein, translated to MPWRPIDEARFQLTWFPILLSAHVLLAVSLLAPSLAIPFLLRRQSASGEPSTIVRLLASLQGTGSVVIAIGLALTGVGLVLSLGTEILTQPWLLVALGVYAANLLVAAFLSRPHLRRLMRVREPESEGWRRQAKSARYMAYAMAVATGLIGFLMSTKPTLW